A portion of the Colius striatus isolate bColStr4 chromosome 1, bColStr4.1.hap1, whole genome shotgun sequence genome contains these proteins:
- the LOC104559260 gene encoding claudin-8-like yields MACCVLQITGLIFGGIGMVGTLAATVMPQWRVSAYIDGNIVVFETIWEGLWMDCISQLGIRLQCKFYDSILALPPPLEAFRALMCIAVILSIISFLMAIVGVKYTHRTKENHQDISIFILAAGVAFLLTGILVLVPVSWTGGSIIHDFYDPEVPVPLKRELGAALYVGWMSTALLITAGAMYCSFWCWADTSSKPRYPSLSCHKLHKSGFAGGPSLSVHAYV; encoded by the coding sequence ATGGCTTGCTGTGTGTTACAAATCACTGGTCTAATATTTGGAGGTATTGGCATGGTCGGGACTTTGGCAGCCACAGTTATGCCACAGTGGAGAGTTTCTGCCTATATCGATGGCAACATTGTGGTGTTTGAGACCATCTGGGAAGGACTATGGATGGACTGCATCAGTCAGTTGGGCATCAGGCTGCAGTGTaaattctatgactctattcTGGCTCTCCCCCCACCTTTGGAGGCATTCAGAGCCCTCATGTGCATTGCAGTGATCCTGTCAATCATTTCCTTTTTGATGGCCATTGTAGGTGTGAAGTACACTCACAGGACCAAGGAGAATCATCAGGACATCAGTATCTTTATACTGGCAGCTGGAGTTGCCTTTCTTCTGACAGGTATCCTTGTTCTAGTCCCTGTGTCCTGGACTGGAGGGAGCATCATCCATGACTTCTATGATCCGGAAGTCCCTGTGCCACTGAAACGAGAACTGGGAGCTGCTCTCtatgtgggctggatgagcacTGCACTTCTCATCACAGCAGGAGCAATGTACTGTAGCTTCTGGTGCTGGGCTGATACATCCTCAAAACCCAGGTATCCATCGCTTTCTTGTCACAAATTGCACAAATCTGGCTTTGCAGGAGGGCCATCCCTCAGTGTGCATGCCTATGTGTAG